The following proteins are encoded in a genomic region of Alphaproteobacteria bacterium:
- a CDS encoding CvpA family protein: MDSLALGYMDIFFFVMVALSTILGLVSGFIATILSFFCWGGAFAATYWGLKYAQPLMEQYIKNPFGAQIAAAVSVFIISFIIIGIINSQLLRVTRHLRMGIFDMSLGAAFGFVRGAAVVVVFVFSVLLVNSMLISGGNDDKHEGIDRSHKQSIKEKTEKQQVKNKEVEPLWLKKSQSYKLARNVILVILENAKDYPQMMKLLAMMQGDSSLMGALDTNGVNSEMMAKKAALLLDPVVQKNIFNKYQTSNETMTEMQHIMLSMDILVAYKKSVQEGLIPKAKQLDGAEIDSAVIKLGHDLKIVELQAKEKEILGK; this comes from the coding sequence ATGGATAGTTTAGCGCTTGGTTACATGGATATATTCTTTTTTGTCATGGTCGCGCTCTCGACGATACTTGGATTAGTATCAGGGTTTATAGCGACTATTTTATCCTTCTTTTGCTGGGGAGGTGCCTTTGCTGCTACCTATTGGGGGCTTAAATATGCGCAGCCATTGATGGAACAATACATTAAGAATCCTTTTGGAGCGCAGATTGCTGCTGCGGTTTCTGTGTTTATTATCAGCTTTATCATCATTGGTATTATTAATTCGCAGCTACTCAGGGTCACACGGCATTTGCGCATGGGTATTTTTGATATGAGCCTGGGGGCGGCTTTCGGTTTCGTGCGTGGTGCTGCTGTTGTGGTCGTGTTCGTATTTTCAGTTCTCCTGGTTAATAGTATGCTGATTTCTGGAGGCAATGACGACAAACATGAAGGCATTGATCGGAGTCACAAGCAAAGCATCAAAGAGAAAACTGAAAAACAACAAGTCAAAAACAAGGAAGTTGAGCCTTTGTGGCTTAAGAAATCACAAAGTTATAAGCTCGCACGTAATGTCATTTTAGTGATTCTTGAAAATGCCAAAGATTATCCGCAGATGATGAAGTTATTAGCCATGATGCAAGGTGATTCTTCATTGATGGGAGCGTTAGACACCAATGGGGTAAATTCAGAAATGATGGCTAAAAAAGCGGCCTTATTGCTAGATCCTGTTGTGCAGAAAAACATTTTTAACAAATATCAAACTAGCAATGAAACTATGACAGAAATGCAGCATATTATGTTATCGATGGATATTTTAGTGGCTTATAAAAAATCGGTTCAGGAAGGGCTGATCCCAAAAGCTAAACAATTGGACGGAGCGGAGATAGATAGTGCGGTTATCAAGCTTGGTCATGATCTCAAAATTGTTGAGTTACAGGCTAAAGAAAAAGAAATTCTGGGTAAGTAG
- a CDS encoding translation initiation factor IF-3, with translation MNTNVKKGDNGPRANREITAQKVRLIDPDGGMIGVVTIQEAMIKAREFGLDLVEISPNADPPVCKIINFGKYKYEAQKRANEAKKKQKVVSIKEIKLRPNIGPNDYQVKLRSMVRFLEEGDKVKVTLKFRGREIAHQDIVFVLMDRMVVDIAEQGKIELSPRMENKQLMMMIVPK, from the coding sequence ATAAATACGAACGTTAAAAAAGGGGATAATGGCCCCAGGGCAAATAGGGAAATTACGGCACAAAAAGTGCGGTTAATTGATCCAGATGGTGGCATGATTGGTGTTGTCACTATCCAGGAAGCAATGATCAAAGCCCGCGAATTTGGGCTTGATTTGGTTGAGATATCTCCCAATGCTGATCCCCCAGTATGCAAAATCATCAATTTCGGCAAATATAAGTACGAAGCTCAAAAGCGTGCGAATGAAGCCAAGAAAAAACAAAAAGTGGTTTCCATCAAGGAAATTAAACTGAGGCCGAATATTGGCCCGAATGATTACCAGGTAAAACTGCGTAGTATGGTTCGATTCCTTGAAGAAGGTGATAAAGTGAAAGTGACACTGAAATTCCGTGGGCGTGAAATTGCGCACCAGGATATCGTGTTTGTTTTGATGGATCGCATGGTTGTTGATATTGCTGAGCAAGGTAAAATTGAGTTGTCTCCCCGAATGGAAAACAAGCAGCTTATGATGATGATTGTACCCAAATAA
- the radA gene encoding DNA repair protein RadA — protein sequence MAKPLTQFVCQQCGSVHTKWSGQCGQCRAWHSLVEETVVASSKLTSSTSKSSQNKLEFLSLDGHTIELPRMNSGSSEFDRVLGGGFVKGSAILLGGDPGIGKSTLLLQTVVLLGMQGFKTAYISGEESVNQIRMRARRLGLNHANVQLAASTDVGDIVKAMKSADAPDLIVIDSIQTMYVDEIGSSPGTVSQVRGAAHELITVAKQKNIVLVLVGHVTKDGQIAGPKLLEHMVDTVLYFEGERGHQFRILRSVKNRFGAANEIGVFEMAEVGLVEVTNPSQIFLSNRDGDCSGSVVFAGLEGTRPVLTEIQALVAPSHLATPRRAVVGWDPNRLAMIIAVLATRYGLAIADKEVYLNVAGGLKVGEPAADLAVAIALVSSLASIPLPSNTVVFGEVGLSGEVRMVGQADTRLREAMKLGFTDAIVPGKVKVQEKGLNLKLINHVKEISRLFADTNSRHVKSEQSVH from the coding sequence TTGGCAAAACCGTTAACCCAGTTTGTTTGTCAGCAATGCGGATCTGTTCACACTAAATGGAGTGGTCAGTGCGGTCAGTGCCGAGCATGGCATTCATTGGTTGAAGAAACCGTTGTTGCATCGTCAAAGCTTACATCCTCCACCAGTAAATCATCGCAAAACAAGCTCGAATTTTTGTCGCTGGATGGGCATACTATTGAACTTCCGCGGATGAATAGCGGTTCTTCTGAATTTGATCGTGTCCTCGGGGGCGGTTTCGTTAAGGGATCTGCCATTTTATTAGGGGGTGATCCTGGTATTGGTAAATCAACCTTGTTGCTACAGACGGTTGTTCTGTTAGGAATGCAGGGATTTAAAACAGCTTATATTTCTGGAGAAGAATCGGTTAATCAAATTCGTATGCGTGCCAGGCGTTTGGGGTTGAACCATGCAAATGTCCAGTTGGCGGCATCTACCGATGTTGGTGATATCGTCAAAGCAATGAAATCGGCAGATGCGCCGGATTTAATTGTTATTGATTCAATTCAGACGATGTATGTGGATGAAATTGGCTCGTCTCCTGGAACCGTTTCTCAAGTGCGGGGAGCTGCGCACGAATTAATAACGGTAGCTAAACAAAAGAATATTGTACTTGTATTGGTTGGCCACGTCACTAAAGATGGGCAAATAGCAGGTCCTAAGCTGCTTGAGCATATGGTGGACACGGTTTTGTATTTTGAAGGCGAAAGAGGACATCAATTCCGTATATTGAGATCGGTCAAAAACCGTTTTGGTGCGGCTAACGAAATAGGTGTTTTTGAGATGGCTGAGGTGGGCTTGGTTGAAGTCACTAACCCTTCCCAGATTTTTCTTTCTAACCGTGATGGTGACTGTAGTGGTTCTGTTGTTTTTGCCGGGTTAGAAGGCACAAGGCCGGTACTAACTGAAATTCAGGCGTTGGTAGCTCCTTCTCATTTGGCGACGCCCAGGCGTGCAGTTGTTGGCTGGGATCCAAACAGGTTGGCTATGATTATTGCCGTGCTGGCTACGCGCTATGGTTTGGCCATTGCGGACAAAGAAGTGTATCTCAATGTAGCTGGTGGATTAAAAGTTGGTGAGCCTGCGGCTGACTTAGCGGTTGCTATTGCGTTAGTATCATCGCTGGCATCCATTCCGCTTCCGTCCAATACGGTTGTTTTTGGTGAAGTAGGGTTGTCGGGTGAAGTACGGATGGTAGGGCAAGCCGACACACGCTTGCGTGAAGCAATGAAATTAGGGTTTACCGATGCTATTGTGCCCGGTAAAGTCAAAGTTCAGGAAAAAGGGTTAAATCTTAAACTGATCAATCATGTTAAGGAAATTTCAAGGCTCTTTGCTGATACTAATAGTCGGCATGTAAAATCAGAGCAGTCAGTGCACTAG